Proteins found in one Columba livia isolate bColLiv1 breed racing homer chromosome 11, bColLiv1.pat.W.v2, whole genome shotgun sequence genomic segment:
- the SLC24A1 gene encoding sodium/potassium/calcium exchanger 1, translating to MHLPRRRRLQRNRIFFFLAIVLVLCLYQLQFSPSALPAPHTAPHTTDPEKVASRNKTAVTGNATAAPKIRHCIYVDPEPTVPITTSVDTTPRQENVSESYPGEKPTYESKAEYPQDLFSVEERRQGWVVLHIFGMIYVFVALAIVCDEYFVPALGVITEKLQISDDVAGATFMAAGGSAPELFTSLIGVFISHSNVGIGTIVGSAVFNILFVIGTCALFSREILHLTWWPLFRDISFYIVDLLMLILFFLDSVIDWWESLLLLTAYATYVFTMKHNVYLEQWVKQELNKKLNAVQAASAEHIRKKSSGAVADDGTKKPADGRKLQPLSALQRGSSSASLHNSQMRSTIFQLMIYTLDPLAEAKFKDKVDVLSNIAKAEASAGQGSKPEEEEKKAPGTIQLTPASDSEPSKDKQKADTPQDGQHSSDSDTSSDSSSESEEDSDDDSADDDDDENDEPLSLAWPETRKKQAIYLFLFPIVFPLWSTMPDVRNPDSKKFFVLTFFGSIIWIAAFSYLMVWWAHQVGETIGISEEIMGLTILAAGTSIPDLITSVIVARKGLGDMAVSSSVGSNIFDITVGLPVPWFLFSLFNGLSPVAVSSNGLFCAIVLLFLMLLFVIISIAACKWKMNKLLGLTMFALYFVFLIISVMLEDKIISCPVSV from the exons ATGCATTTACCACGGAGAAGGCGGCTACAACGGAACCgaatctttttcttccttgctatAGTGTTGGTCCTCTGTCTCTACCAGCTCCAGTTCAGCCCCTCTGCCCTTCCAGCGCCCCacacagcaccccacaccacGGACCCTGAGAAAGTGGCCTCCAGAAACAAGACTGCTGTCACAGGCAATGCCACAGCAGCACCCAAAATAAGGCACTGTATATATGTGGATCCTGAGCCAACTGTGCCCATCACAACATCCGTGGATACGACACCACGGCAAGAAAACGTCAGTGAAAGCTACCCAGGTGAAAAGCCAACATATGAGTCCAAAGCAGAATACCCCCAGGACCTTTTCAGTGTGGAAGAACGCAGGCAAGGGTGGGTTGTTCTTCACATCTTTGGCATGATATACGTGTTTGTGGCCTTGGCCATAGTGTGTGATGAGTATTTTGTCCCTGCTCTGGGAGTGATCACAGAGAAGTTACAGATCTCTGACGATGTGGCTGGAGCCACCTTCATGGCAGCAGGTGGATCAGCACCCGAACTCTTCACCTCCCTCATAGGTGTCTTCATCTCACACAGCAATGTGGGCATCGGTACCATTGTGGGCTCGGCCGTGTTTAATATCCTCTTTGTCATTGGCACCTGTGCCCTCTTCTCGAGGGAGATACTCCACCTGACATGGTGGCCCTTGTTTAGAGACATCTCATTCTACATTGTAGACTTACTGATGCTCATCCTGTTTTTCCTAGACAGTGTCATTGATTGGTGGGAAAGCCTCCTTTTACTGACTGCCTATGCCACATACGTGTTCACTATGAAACACAACGTGTACCTAGAGCAATGGGTGAAGCAGGAACTGAACAAGAAGCTAAACGCTGTGCAGGCAGCATCAGCAGAGCATATACGGAAG AAAAGCAGTGGGGCAGTTGCAGATGACGGAACAAAGAAGCCAGCAGATGGGAGGAAGCTGCAG CCCTTGTCAGCCTTacagcgaggcagcagctcagcctcccTCCACAACTCGCAGATGCGCAGCACCATCTTCCAGCTCATGATCTACACCCTGGACCCCCTGGCCGAAG CAAAATTTAAAGACAAGGTCGACGTCCTAAGCAACATCGCCAAGGCAGAGGCTTCGGCTGGACAAGGATCCAAACCAGAAG aagaggaaaaaaaggcaccGGGCACCATTCAGCTAACTCCTGCCAGTGACTCCGAGCCCAGCAAAGACAAACAGAAGGCAGACACGCCACAGGATGGACAG CACTCTTCAGACAGCGATACGTCCTCAGACAGCAGCTCCGAGAGTGAGGAAGACAGCGATGACGACAGCgcagatgatgatgatgatgaaaatGATGAGCCGCTATCTCTTGCATGGCCAGAAACTAGGAAAAAACAAGCAATttaccttttcctctttcccattGTCTTCCCTCTCTGGAGCACTATGCCTGATGTTAGAAACCCA GACTCAAAAAAATTCTTTGTCCTCACGTTTTTTGGATCCATCATCTGGATTGCTGCATTCTCTTACCTCATGGTGTGGTGGGCTCACCAG GTTGGTGAAACAATTGGAATATCAGAGGAAATTATGGGGTTGACCATCCTGGCAGCAGGAACATCAATTCCTGACCTCATCACCAGCGTCATCGTGGCGCGGAAAGGCTTGGGTGACATGGCCGTGTCCAGCTCTGTCGGCAGCAACATCTTCGATATCACTGTTGG tTTGCCAGTTCCTTggttccttttttctctcttcaatGGACTCAGCCCAGTTGCGGTCAGCAGCAATGGGTTGTTTTGCGCAATCGTTCTCCTTTTCCTCATGCTCCTGTTCGTGATTATCTCAATCGCTGCATGTAAATGGAAAATGAACAAACTGCTGGGGCTCACCATGTTTGCTCTTTACTTCGTGTTTTTGATCATCAGCGTGATGTTAGAAGACAAGATCATATCCTGCCCGGTCTCTGTATGA